A window of the Hypomesus transpacificus isolate Combined female chromosome 8, fHypTra1, whole genome shotgun sequence genome harbors these coding sequences:
- the armc1 gene encoding armadillo repeat-containing protein 1, translated as MSGELDALTVVNQLRDLAADPLNRRAIVQDNGCLPGLILFLDHPNPQVVYSALLAVRYLAECRANREKMKGELGMMLSLQNVMQKSTSPGETKLLASEIYEILQAAGNEEAEQAEAAATSCRRKAHFFLGATNKRAKTVVLHIDGLDDSTRRSLCEEALLKIRGVISFTFQMAVKRCVVRIRSDLKAEALGTAINSTKVMKAQQVVKGEDGGELILPFQEGSEVVVEENTNIPDYLPEEESPSQEPDKAVTRVGSITDGAGWLSTAANFLTRSFYW; from the exons ATGAGTGGGGAGCTGGATGCGCTGACTGTGGTTAACCAGCTGCGAGATCTCGCAGCTGACCCCCTCAACAGAAGAGCCATAGTACAGGACAATGGCTGTCTACCGGGTCTTATCCTCTTCCTGGACCACCCAAACCCTCAGGTTGTCTACTCTGCACTGTTG GCGGTGCGCTACCTGGCGGAATGTCGAGCGAACAGGGAGAAGATGAAGGGGGAGCTGGGAATGATGCTGAGTCTGCAGAATGTCATGCAGAA gagcaCGTCTCCCGGGGAGACCAAGCTGCTGGCGTCTGAGATCTATGAGATCCTCCAGGCAGCGGGGAACGAGGAGGCGGAGCAGGCCGAGGCGGCTGCCACCTCCTGCAGACGCAAGGCCCATTtcttcctgggcgccaccaacAAGCGGGCCAAGACCGTGGTCCTGCACATCGACGGCCTGGACGACTCT actCGGAGGAGTCTGTGTGAAGAGGCCCTGCTGAAGATCAGAGGGGTCATCAGCTTCACCTTCCAAATGGCAGTGAAGAGATGTGTAGTCAGGATCCGCTCAGACCTCAAGGCCGAA gCCCTGGGCACAGCCATCAACTCCACCAAGGTGATGAAGGCTCAGCAGGTGGTGAAGGGGGAGGACGGAGGAGAG CTGATCCTGCCGTTCCAGGAGGGCtctgaggtggtggtggaggagaacacCAACATCCCAGACTACCTGCCCGAGGAGGAGAGCCCGTCCCAGGAACCGGACAAGGCGGTGACGCGTGTAGGCTCCATCACCGACGGCGCCGGCTGGCTCAGCACCGCCGCTAACTTCCTGACACGCTCCTTCTACTGGTGA